A single genomic interval of Theropithecus gelada isolate Dixy chromosome 16, Tgel_1.0, whole genome shotgun sequence harbors:
- the GGT6 gene encoding glutathione hydrolase 6 isoform X2, translating to MELAAEPVVYQKLLPWEPSLELEEEEEEEETSEMLVPNPWRHQDSSRNKAGGLPGTWARVVAALLLLAVGCSLAVRQLQNQGSSTGSLGSVAPPPGGHSHGPGVYHHGAIISPAGRELLVAGGNVVDAGVGAALCLAVVHPHATGLGAMFWGLFHNSSSGNSTALTSGPAQTLAPGLGLPTALPTLHLLHAHFGRLPWPRLLVGPTTLAQEGFLVDTPLARALVARGTEGLCPLLCHADGTPLGAGARATNPQLAAVLRRAALARTSDLAGDALLSLLAGDLGLEVPSAGPRPTLEPAQQLPVPQGILFTTPSPSAGPELLALLQAALHSGVPIPDPCPPFLQTAVSPGSSALAAVDSSGSVLLLTSSLNCSFGSAHLSPSTGVLLSNLVAKSTASAWACPLILRGSLDDTEADVLGLVASGTPDVARAMTHTMLRHLAAGPPTQAQHQHQGQQEPTQHPSTCGQGTLLQVAAHAEHAHVSSVPHDCCPFQGF from the exons ATGGAGCTGGCAGCAGAGCCTGTGGTCTATCAGAAGCTGCTGCCCTGGGAGCCAAGCTTGGagttggaggaggaagaggaggaggaggagacatcAGAGATGCTGGTTCCAAACCCCTGGAGGCACCAGGACTCTTCCAG GAACAAGGCTGGTGGGCTGCCCGGAACCTGGGCCCGTGTAGTGGCAgccctgctgctgctggctgtTGGCTGCTCCCTGGCTGTGAGGCAGCTCCAGAATCAGGGCAGCTCAACAGGAAGCTTGGGCTCTGTGGCCCCTCCACCCGGCGGACACTCCCACGGCCCTGGCGTATACCACCACGGTGCCATCATCAGCCCTGCAG GCCGAGAGCTGCTTGTTGCCGGGGGCAACGTCGTGGATGCTGGAGTTGGAGCCGCATTGTGCCTGGCAGTGGTGCATCCTCATGCCACAGGCCTAG GTGCCATGTTTTGGGGCCTCTTCCACAATAGCTCCTCGGGCAATTCCACGGCCCTGACATCAGGCCCAGCACAGACCCTGGCCCCCGGCCTGGGGCTGCCCACGGCTCTGCCCACCCTGCACCTACTGCACGCACACTTTGGCCGCCTGCCCTGGCCACGCCTGCTAGTGGGCCCCACCACGCTGGCTCAGGAGGGCTTCCTGGTGGACACACCCCTGGCAAGGGCTCTGGTGGCCCGGGGCACAGAAGGCCTCTGTCCACTACTTTGCCATGCTGATGGGACGCCCCTGGGCGCTGGGGCCCGAGCCACTAACCCACAACTGGCAGCTGTGCTTCGCAGGGCAGCCCTTGCTCGCACCTCAGACCTTGCTGGGGACGCTCTTCTGAGTCTGCTGGCAGGAGACCTGGGGCTGGAGGTGCCCTCAGCTGGACCCAGGCCCACTTTGGAACCAGCACAGCAGCTACCTGTGCCCCAGGGCATCCTGTTCACCACCCCTAGTCCCTCAGCTGGCCCGGAACTGCTGGCACTGTTGCAGGCAGCCCTGCACTCCGGGGTGCCCATCCCTGACCCCTGCCCACCATTCCTGCAGACTGCTGTGAGCCCTGGGAGCAGTGCCCTGGCCGCCGTGGACAGCAGCGGCTCTGTGCTCCTTCTCACCTCCTCGCTCAACTGCTCCTTTGGCTCTGCACACCTGTCCCCAAGCACTGGGGTTCTGCTCAGCAACCTGGTGGCCAAGTCTACTGCTAGTGCCTGGGCCTGCCCCCTCATCCTCCGtggcagcctggatgacacagagGCCGATGTGTTGGGGCTTGTGGCTTCAGGGACCCCTGATGTGGCCAGGGCCATGACTCACACCATGCTCAGACATCTGGCAGCAGGGCCCCCAACCCAGGCCCAGCACCAGCACCAGGGGCAGCAAGAACCAACACAGCATCCCAGCACTTGTGGCCAAGGGACCCTGCTCCAGGTGGCAGCCCACGCAGAACACGCCCATGTCTCCAGTGTCCCCCATGACTGCTGCCCCTTCCAGGGGTTCTAA
- the GGT6 gene encoding glutathione hydrolase 6 isoform X1 yields MELAAEPVVYQKLLPWEPSLELEEEEEEEETSEMLVPNPWRHQDSSRNKAGGLPGTWARVVAALLLLAVGCSLAVRQLQNQGSSTGSLGSVAPPPGGHSHGPGVYHHGAIISPAATCSHLGRELLVAGGNVVDAGVGAALCLAVVHPHATGLGAMFWGLFHNSSSGNSTALTSGPAQTLAPGLGLPTALPTLHLLHAHFGRLPWPRLLVGPTTLAQEGFLVDTPLARALVARGTEGLCPLLCHADGTPLGAGARATNPQLAAVLRRAALARTSDLAGDALLSLLAGDLGLEVPSAGPRPTLEPAQQLPVPQGILFTTPSPSAGPELLALLQAALHSGVPIPDPCPPFLQTAVSPGSSALAAVDSSGSVLLLTSSLNCSFGSAHLSPSTGVLLSNLVAKSTASAWACPLILRGSLDDTEADVLGLVASGTPDVARAMTHTMLRHLAAGPPTQAQHQHQGQQEPTQHPSTCGQGTLLQVAAHAEHAHVSSVPHDCCPFQGF; encoded by the exons ATGGAGCTGGCAGCAGAGCCTGTGGTCTATCAGAAGCTGCTGCCCTGGGAGCCAAGCTTGGagttggaggaggaagaggaggaggaggagacatcAGAGATGCTGGTTCCAAACCCCTGGAGGCACCAGGACTCTTCCAG GAACAAGGCTGGTGGGCTGCCCGGAACCTGGGCCCGTGTAGTGGCAgccctgctgctgctggctgtTGGCTGCTCCCTGGCTGTGAGGCAGCTCCAGAATCAGGGCAGCTCAACAGGAAGCTTGGGCTCTGTGGCCCCTCCACCCGGCGGACACTCCCACGGCCCTGGCGTATACCACCACGGTGCCATCATCAGCCCTGCAG CCACATGCTCCCACCTAGGCCGAGAGCTGCTTGTTGCCGGGGGCAACGTCGTGGATGCTGGAGTTGGAGCCGCATTGTGCCTGGCAGTGGTGCATCCTCATGCCACAGGCCTAG GTGCCATGTTTTGGGGCCTCTTCCACAATAGCTCCTCGGGCAATTCCACGGCCCTGACATCAGGCCCAGCACAGACCCTGGCCCCCGGCCTGGGGCTGCCCACGGCTCTGCCCACCCTGCACCTACTGCACGCACACTTTGGCCGCCTGCCCTGGCCACGCCTGCTAGTGGGCCCCACCACGCTGGCTCAGGAGGGCTTCCTGGTGGACACACCCCTGGCAAGGGCTCTGGTGGCCCGGGGCACAGAAGGCCTCTGTCCACTACTTTGCCATGCTGATGGGACGCCCCTGGGCGCTGGGGCCCGAGCCACTAACCCACAACTGGCAGCTGTGCTTCGCAGGGCAGCCCTTGCTCGCACCTCAGACCTTGCTGGGGACGCTCTTCTGAGTCTGCTGGCAGGAGACCTGGGGCTGGAGGTGCCCTCAGCTGGACCCAGGCCCACTTTGGAACCAGCACAGCAGCTACCTGTGCCCCAGGGCATCCTGTTCACCACCCCTAGTCCCTCAGCTGGCCCGGAACTGCTGGCACTGTTGCAGGCAGCCCTGCACTCCGGGGTGCCCATCCCTGACCCCTGCCCACCATTCCTGCAGACTGCTGTGAGCCCTGGGAGCAGTGCCCTGGCCGCCGTGGACAGCAGCGGCTCTGTGCTCCTTCTCACCTCCTCGCTCAACTGCTCCTTTGGCTCTGCACACCTGTCCCCAAGCACTGGGGTTCTGCTCAGCAACCTGGTGGCCAAGTCTACTGCTAGTGCCTGGGCCTGCCCCCTCATCCTCCGtggcagcctggatgacacagagGCCGATGTGTTGGGGCTTGTGGCTTCAGGGACCCCTGATGTGGCCAGGGCCATGACTCACACCATGCTCAGACATCTGGCAGCAGGGCCCCCAACCCAGGCCCAGCACCAGCACCAGGGGCAGCAAGAACCAACACAGCATCCCAGCACTTGTGGCCAAGGGACCCTGCTCCAGGTGGCAGCCCACGCAGAACACGCCCATGTCTCCAGTGTCCCCCATGACTGCTGCCCCTTCCAGGGGTTCTAA
- the GGT6 gene encoding glutathione hydrolase 6 isoform X3, producing the protein MELAAEPVVYQKLLPWEPSLELEEEEEEEETSEMLVPNPWRHQDSSRNKAGGLPGTWARVVAALLLLAVGCSLAVRQLQNQGSSTGSLGSVAPPPGGHSHGPGVYHHGAIISPAGAMFWGLFHNSSSGNSTALTSGPAQTLAPGLGLPTALPTLHLLHAHFGRLPWPRLLVGPTTLAQEGFLVDTPLARALVARGTEGLCPLLCHADGTPLGAGARATNPQLAAVLRRAALARTSDLAGDALLSLLAGDLGLEVPSAGPRPTLEPAQQLPVPQGILFTTPSPSAGPELLALLQAALHSGVPIPDPCPPFLQTAVSPGSSALAAVDSSGSVLLLTSSLNCSFGSAHLSPSTGVLLSNLVAKSTASAWACPLILRGSLDDTEADVLGLVASGTPDVARAMTHTMLRHLAAGPPTQAQHQHQGQQEPTQHPSTCGQGTLLQVAAHAEHAHVSSVPHDCCPFQGF; encoded by the exons ATGGAGCTGGCAGCAGAGCCTGTGGTCTATCAGAAGCTGCTGCCCTGGGAGCCAAGCTTGGagttggaggaggaagaggaggaggaggagacatcAGAGATGCTGGTTCCAAACCCCTGGAGGCACCAGGACTCTTCCAG GAACAAGGCTGGTGGGCTGCCCGGAACCTGGGCCCGTGTAGTGGCAgccctgctgctgctggctgtTGGCTGCTCCCTGGCTGTGAGGCAGCTCCAGAATCAGGGCAGCTCAACAGGAAGCTTGGGCTCTGTGGCCCCTCCACCCGGCGGACACTCCCACGGCCCTGGCGTATACCACCACGGTGCCATCATCAGCCCTGCAG GTGCCATGTTTTGGGGCCTCTTCCACAATAGCTCCTCGGGCAATTCCACGGCCCTGACATCAGGCCCAGCACAGACCCTGGCCCCCGGCCTGGGGCTGCCCACGGCTCTGCCCACCCTGCACCTACTGCACGCACACTTTGGCCGCCTGCCCTGGCCACGCCTGCTAGTGGGCCCCACCACGCTGGCTCAGGAGGGCTTCCTGGTGGACACACCCCTGGCAAGGGCTCTGGTGGCCCGGGGCACAGAAGGCCTCTGTCCACTACTTTGCCATGCTGATGGGACGCCCCTGGGCGCTGGGGCCCGAGCCACTAACCCACAACTGGCAGCTGTGCTTCGCAGGGCAGCCCTTGCTCGCACCTCAGACCTTGCTGGGGACGCTCTTCTGAGTCTGCTGGCAGGAGACCTGGGGCTGGAGGTGCCCTCAGCTGGACCCAGGCCCACTTTGGAACCAGCACAGCAGCTACCTGTGCCCCAGGGCATCCTGTTCACCACCCCTAGTCCCTCAGCTGGCCCGGAACTGCTGGCACTGTTGCAGGCAGCCCTGCACTCCGGGGTGCCCATCCCTGACCCCTGCCCACCATTCCTGCAGACTGCTGTGAGCCCTGGGAGCAGTGCCCTGGCCGCCGTGGACAGCAGCGGCTCTGTGCTCCTTCTCACCTCCTCGCTCAACTGCTCCTTTGGCTCTGCACACCTGTCCCCAAGCACTGGGGTTCTGCTCAGCAACCTGGTGGCCAAGTCTACTGCTAGTGCCTGGGCCTGCCCCCTCATCCTCCGtggcagcctggatgacacagagGCCGATGTGTTGGGGCTTGTGGCTTCAGGGACCCCTGATGTGGCCAGGGCCATGACTCACACCATGCTCAGACATCTGGCAGCAGGGCCCCCAACCCAGGCCCAGCACCAGCACCAGGGGCAGCAAGAACCAACACAGCATCCCAGCACTTGTGGCCAAGGGACCCTGCTCCAGGTGGCAGCCCACGCAGAACACGCCCATGTCTCCAGTGTCCCCCATGACTGCTGCCCCTTCCAGGGGTTCTAA
- the GGT6 gene encoding glutathione hydrolase 6 isoform X4 has product MELAAEPVVYQKLLPWEPSLELEEEEEEEETSEMLVPNPWRHQDSSRNKAGGLPGTWARVVAALLLLAVGCSLAVRQLQNQGSSTGSLGSVAPPPGGHSHGPGVYHHGAIISPAGRELLVAGGNVVDAGVGAALCLAVVHPHATGLDCCEPWEQCPGRRGQQRLCAPSHLLAQLLLWLCTPVPKHWGSAQQPGGQVYC; this is encoded by the exons ATGGAGCTGGCAGCAGAGCCTGTGGTCTATCAGAAGCTGCTGCCCTGGGAGCCAAGCTTGGagttggaggaggaagaggaggaggaggagacatcAGAGATGCTGGTTCCAAACCCCTGGAGGCACCAGGACTCTTCCAG GAACAAGGCTGGTGGGCTGCCCGGAACCTGGGCCCGTGTAGTGGCAgccctgctgctgctggctgtTGGCTGCTCCCTGGCTGTGAGGCAGCTCCAGAATCAGGGCAGCTCAACAGGAAGCTTGGGCTCTGTGGCCCCTCCACCCGGCGGACACTCCCACGGCCCTGGCGTATACCACCACGGTGCCATCATCAGCCCTGCAG GCCGAGAGCTGCTTGTTGCCGGGGGCAACGTCGTGGATGCTGGAGTTGGAGCCGCATTGTGCCTGGCAGTGGTGCATCCTCATGCCACAGGCCTAG ACTGCTGTGAGCCCTGGGAGCAGTGCCCTGGCCGCCGTGGACAGCAGCGGCTCTGTGCTCCTTCTCACCTCCTCGCTCAACTGCTCCTTTGGCTCTGCACACCTGTCCCCAAGCACTGGGGTTCTGCTCAGCAACCTGGTGGCCAAGTCTACTGCTAG
- the GGT6 gene encoding glutathione hydrolase 6 isoform X5: MELAAEPVVYQKLLPWEPSLELEEEEEEEETSEMLVPNPWRHQDSSRNKAGGLPGTWARVVAALLLLAVGCSLAVRQLQNQGSSTGSLGSVAPPPGGHSHGPGVYHHGAIISPADCCEPWEQCPGRRGQQRLCAPSHLLAQLLLWLCTPVPKHWGSAQQPGGQVYC, from the exons ATGGAGCTGGCAGCAGAGCCTGTGGTCTATCAGAAGCTGCTGCCCTGGGAGCCAAGCTTGGagttggaggaggaagaggaggaggaggagacatcAGAGATGCTGGTTCCAAACCCCTGGAGGCACCAGGACTCTTCCAG GAACAAGGCTGGTGGGCTGCCCGGAACCTGGGCCCGTGTAGTGGCAgccctgctgctgctggctgtTGGCTGCTCCCTGGCTGTGAGGCAGCTCCAGAATCAGGGCAGCTCAACAGGAAGCTTGGGCTCTGTGGCCCCTCCACCCGGCGGACACTCCCACGGCCCTGGCGTATACCACCACGGTGCCATCATCAGCCCTGCAG ACTGCTGTGAGCCCTGGGAGCAGTGCCCTGGCCGCCGTGGACAGCAGCGGCTCTGTGCTCCTTCTCACCTCCTCGCTCAACTGCTCCTTTGGCTCTGCACACCTGTCCCCAAGCACTGGGGTTCTGCTCAGCAACCTGGTGGCCAAGTCTACTGCTAG